Genomic segment of Arachis hypogaea cultivar Tifrunner chromosome 11, arahy.Tifrunner.gnm2.J5K5, whole genome shotgun sequence:
tagtaataacaataataatgtgcCACATCCCCGTGTAGATGCAACGACATTTCCCATATGTATTATTTGTACTATAGTGCTACCTAAATCTCTATGTAAATAATGGACAAAATAAAATGTGAACAAATTAAACTACTCTATACAATACTGTACTATACTATATAAAATGGATAGGATAGCTGATAGCGGTATTTGAACTATGTAattgaatttaataaatttattgtagTTGTGCATTTGTCCCAATTCAAGTTGGTTATAGATGTGGATAGCAACAACACAATCCTATGTTAAGCTTCTATGTCTCCCCACCTTCTTCAACAAGcagaaaaatatttgtatatttttgttatagatttaataatttaattttaatacattgtcagtataaaataattttatacgtatatttaattaaataatattatattaataaaataattattttttattttgataatatggataattatttaaaataataaatataattagatgatTGTATAAAAGTCTAGATTTAATACGCATTTTAATACTAACTGTATCTACTACGCAGTTTCATTTTTGTATATGATTTTTAATAATTCTAAATAAAAGAATTCATTAtaatcatttttaaaatatagtttaaatatACGTTAAAGTGACATGCAAATATTTGTCAACTTATCTATTCTTTAATCCTTCTTAGGTATTTTATCGGTCTTGCATTTTTGTCCTTATGCGCTGACATTTATCTAATTACTCGAAACTTTTTGAAACTAATTAATTTGGTGGGGATGGATATCTTTCCAAATCTAAATAAATATGTAGAACAACACATACTAAAGCAATGCAGTATACCTGGATTGATTGCAAATTGCATTATACAATCATGCTTGACTTTTTTTAGTGACTCTTCTGTTTCAGGTTTTCTTTTTTAAGTTTAGTTTCTgtcttgtatttttatttttataattaaatagcaTAAATTATGTATGTACCCCAACTAATATACACGGTGTATGAATCTACATATTTTGTTTAGGAGTTAGTACATACGGTTGtatgttatattttttctataaaaattgaaataaatattgTCATGAAAGCACTACTTATATCAGAAGTTTAAGGTTTGAATTGATAAAAATTTCTTACTGAGGTGCTTTTGCATCTCAGTTTAtttgtatttaacaaataaaaaaaattatatgcctgtgcttttatttctaaaaagttaagaatatttttaaaaatatttatgaaaacaTTATTTAAAGCTAGTTTGTGTTTTTTctaaagttaaaaaattaatataatatattagtaaATACCTACATTTATTCTTattctttattatatttatatctattaaaattattttaaatgttaaCAGTAGTTTTATCAAACACAATTTTTTAACTTGTGTTTTGCTAAAAGTAAcctattttaatttatcaaacataaGTTAATATGTAAATGAACATGAAGAATTATATATTTAACAGATATTAATAttgttttcaaatttcttttttgttttatttgaatcTTAATGGTTTTAAaagtgattcaaaaattttattttaaagttaacTCCGTCAAAAATTCTTAATAAATGTGTTAAAGAACCGTGAATTGAGGTGAAGCAACTCTCATCATCTCTGTCGTGTAATCTTAGATGTGAAGAGAAGTGAAAAATGGAggaagaaaactaaaaaaatcaaGAATGAGTGAAAAAACCAGAAGAAAGTTCTAGAAAGTAGAAGAAAGAGATGGAAGAAGAAGTTCGGTTCTCAGAGAGAAAAAGCATGAGCATTGGCATCTGCAAATGAGAGAATGAACCCATGCAAAAAACCACCTACTCAGGCTCTATCCAATATATATGCTTACAATTAAAAACTAACAAACTAACCTACTGTACAAATTTTTACAAACTAAGTTTAACTAACTTAATTATCATCTAGCAAACTTAGTGTACAAATGTATTCTTAAACTAAATGTATAATGGCTATTGATCATGTAACACCCCCTCTCAAACTTGGAGTGCAAATGTCCAATAGTCCAAGTTTGTTATGACAGTTTCTAAACAGGCTAGGTGCAAAAGCTTTAGTTAAAATATCTACTGTTTGATCAGCACTTGTTACTGGCAGCAACTTAGTGACCCCCTCTTGCCATTTATCTCTTGTAATATGACAATCTACTTCAATATGCTTTGTCCTCTCATGAAAAACAGGATTAGCAGCTATATGTAATGCTGATTGGCTATCACAATAAATCATCACTGGTCGTTATTGGTCAATCTGAAGTTCCTTCATCATGTAACGAAGCCATTGCGCCTCTCTTGTTGCTGAAGCCAATGCCCTGTACTCTGCTTCATAAGATGATGCTGCAACTGTATCTTGCCTTTTTCTCTTCCATGAAATTATTGAAGTGCCCAAGAAAAAACAATACCCTGTGATAGATCTTCTAGAATCTAGGCATGTTCCCCAATCACTatttgaaaattcagagagagTGAGGTCAGTgattgaagaaaagaataaacccATTGCTGGTGCTCCTTTGAGATATCTCAACACTCTCAATGCTGCTTGAAAATGTTTATCTATAGCACAATCTAAGAATTGACTTAATCTAGATACTGCATAACAAATTTCAGGCCTTGTATTTGTTAGATATAAGAGTCTTCCAACAATTCTGCGATATTCTGAAGTTGAGGCTAGAGGGGTTCCCGAGTCCTTTGACAAATGAGTGGTATAATCCATAGGAGTGGATATTGGTTTGGCAGCAAGCATTCCATAATCCTACAATAAGTCGAGGCAGTATTTTCTCTGACAAATGGAAATGCCCTTCTTGCTTCGAGCTACCTCCATGCCAAGAAAGTATTTGAGCTCCCCAAGATCTTTAATTCTGAACAAGTTATGCAAATAAGTCTTGATGTGAAGAATTTTCTGTAAGTCACTGCCTGCAACCACTAAATCATCAACACATATACCAAGATAACAGTGAAACCCTTCGAAGTGTTCTTGGTAAACATGCTATAGTCATGCCTAGATTGAGTGTAGCCAGCCTTAGTTAGAGAGCCAGCAAGCTTTGTGTTCTATTGTCTGCTTGCTTGTTTTAATCCATAAAAGGATCTATCTAATCTGCATACCAGACCTGGTTTGTGAATTTTGAGGCCTGGTGAAGGTTTCATATAGACAGTTTCATTGAGATCTCCATGTAAAAACGCTGTATTGATGTCTAGCTGGTACAAATGCCAATTCTTTGATAGCCGTAATAGCCATAACTATCCGAAACGTGTTCATCTTTACTACAGGGTTGAAAGTATCTTTGTAGTCAACACCCTTAGTTTGAGAAAAACCCTGTGCCACCAAACGTGCTTTGTGTCTCTCTATAGATCCATCCGGGTTCAATTTGAGTTTAAAAACCCATTTGCAACCCACTGCTTTCTTTTCAACAGGCAATTCAGTAAGTGTCCAGGTCTTATTCCTCTCCAAAGCAGAAAGTTCATTATTAATAGCTTCTTTCCAGTTCGGATCCTTAACAGCTTCATCATAAGTTTTGGGTTCTAAATGCATGGATGCAGCTAGTGTCAATGCTTTGTGCTTTGGGGACAACGACTCATATGAAACTACTTGTGAGAGGGGATATTTATGTGTGGTGCTGGTAGTAGCTGAACTATTGGAGGAGGCAATCATGCAATGAAAGTCTCTCAAATAAGACGGTGGTCTCTTAGGGCGAAGTGACTTTCGTGTCTCTAAATGCAATTCATGGTTTTCATGTAATGTATGTTGATGAGGTATTATTTGGGGTGCTGAACCTCTAAGAGTAATTTCCAATTGAGGACTATTAGGTGCAATTTGATTAGAATTGTCACTGGTTAGCTCAATGGATGCAGAGGTGTGTTGAGAGTCATGAGATGCATGCTGAGTACCATCAAATTGTGTGTGATTTGTGTTATTGCTGATGATATTATGATGAGGTGAGtcaaaaggatcaaaaactgtaTAGTGTATAGGTATGCAGGGTGTTGCATGATGTTGTAATGATGATTCAAGTTTCTCAGTTTGCAAAAAAGGTAGTACATGTTCATAAAAACTGACATTTCTTGACAAAAATACTTCTCTATTTGACAAATCATATAAAAGATATCCTTTAACTCCAATTTTATGACCAAGATGTACACATTTTTTGGCTCTTGTATCTAATTTCTTCCTATGTGTAGTCAATGTAGATGCATAGGCAAGGCAACCAAATACTCTCAAGTAagcaatttcaggtaatttattttttaaaatttgataaggaCATGATTCATTGAGAGACACACTAGGAAGCCTATTGATTAAATGGACAGCATGAGCTGCAGCAAAATGCCAAAAACTTTTAGGTACATTTGAATGAAACATTAATGTTCTAGTAACTTCCAAAATATGTTGGTGCTTTCTTTCTACAATTCCATTCTGTTGAGGTGTCTCAACGCAATTTTAAACTCAAGACCATTGTTGGTTCTAATTTTCTTTATGGTGCTGCCATATTGAGTTTGTTCAAAATTGACAAAATTTTGCACATGGAAAACAGTTTCAGCTTTAGAGCGCATGAGATGCAACCAGGTATATCTACTTTTATCATCTATTATTGTTAGAAAATATTTGTGACCTTCCATGGAAGGTATTCCAATGGGTCCCCATATGTCCATGTGCACATGGTCAAATATAACTGAAGATTGAGAGAAACTATGCGAAAAAGCTATCCTTCTTTGTTTGGCAAAATAACAAGAATCATAGGGATCCATAAATCCTTTATTTGTCAAAAATTCATATGATTTTTGCATTACATTTATTCTTTGAAATGGTATATGTCCTAGTCTAAAGTGCCATAAGGCTCCTGCTTCATGTTTATTGGAGTTGTGAGGCCAACTCAGAGATGTTAATGCTGTATGCAGTTTTGGTGATGCAATAGTTGTCAGACTCTCAAATGCATATAATCCTCTTCTTTGTTCAACTACTCCAATCGTCTTCTTGGAGAGACAATCTTGTATCTCACAAGTAGAATCATTGAAAACGAATTCACATTTCAGATCAGTAGTCAATTTTGATACTGAAATGagattgaatttaaaatttggaaTGTATAATGCATGTACTAGATGAAATGTGTTGCTAAACTCTACTATTCCAGCTACATCAGTAACTGTTTGAGTACCATCAGGCAAGTTAATGCGTATAGGTTTTATGTGATACAAATTTTTGAATGATTTTAATGAAAAAGAAACATGTTCACTAGCTCCTGAGTCTATGACCCAGGAATTTGGACTAAATGTGGCCAAAGACATAATGAATGCAATACCTTGATTTGATGGTAGCGAAATGGTATGATTAGAACCTGTGTTATGACTCTGCTATTGATTATTCTCCCTTTCAAGAAGTGCCAATAATGCTGCTCTCTGATCTGCAAAGAATTGAGCCTCTAACTTGCTAATTGCTTCTTGAGTGTTGTTACTGATGTTATCACCATTCAAATTAGTAACCATGTTGATGACTCCACTACCACCGCCACTCCTCATATGAGGTGGGTATCCATGCTTTTTATAGCATACATCCTCAGTGTGTCCACTCTTACCACAAAATACACACTGTTTGTAAGTTTGACCTCTGCCTCCTCTTCCATTTAATCTACCCCCTCTGCCTCTAAAGCTCCTACCTCTTCTAGTGGCCATATTGATATGAGGGTTAAAGCCTTGATTGGCTGTAGTGTCACCCGTGGTTATCAATGCTTTTCCTTCAATGATATCTACATTTTGTCTCTCTTGCTACAACAAAAGTGAGAAGGTTGCATCTACCGTTGGAAGCAGCTTCATCAACATGATCTGGGACCTCACTACGGCAAACTGATCATTTAGTCCCCTGAGGAGCCTCACTACATTGGTATCTTCTTGGTAATTCCTCATCACATCTAAACCACAATCACAAGTTCCAGTGCAGTACTTACATGCTGGAATTGGGCGAAAATTATCTGACTCTTCCCAAATTTCTTTCAATTTAGTGAAGTATGCAGTAATATTGAGGTCTCCTTGCCTTATGCCAAACAAGTCTTCTTGTAACTCAACTATTCTGAAAGAGTCTCCCTGGTAATAGAGATGTCTCAAACTATGCCATATGTCTGCAGCAACGTCCATCCACACCACACTGTGTGCTATCTCTGGACTTAAAGACAAATTCAACCAAGACACCACATATGTGTTGCATCTATCCTACGCATCAAACAGTGAATCATCCTCCGATGGTTTTACTAAAGTTCCATCaacaaactttaatttatttttagatcTCAACGCTCTACACATAGCTCTCTCCCAAGCATGATAGTTACTGggacctaaaatcacagaaattaAAGGAGTTCCTGGACTCTCACTAGGATGCAGGAAATACGGACTCATTAGATCCATAATTGGACTTGTGTTTGCTCAATTTGCTGCCGATTGCAATTGATTAACCTGATTAACGAGGTTCGCAAGAGTTTAAATGTCGAAATTCGAGGTTTGGTTGGCCATTCTTTCTGAAAATTAGGGATTCAACTCAACGATCTTGTAAGTTTCAAGATCCGGATGCCAGAAACTACAAGTTTGATTAAAACTTCAAATCTGTTAGATCTTTCACATCAGTGCTCATGATCGGAGCCTTTACCTCGAatccacgctcaccgcaccatgttaAAGAACCGTGAATTGAGGTGAAGCAACTCTCATCATATCTGTCGTGTAACCTTAGATGTGAAGAGAAgtgaaaaatggaagaagaaaactaaaaaaatcaaGAATGAGTGAAAGAACGAGAAGAAAGTTCTAGAAAGTAGAAGAAAGAGATGGAAGAAGTTGGTTCTCAAAGAGAGAAAGCATGAGCATTGGCATTTGCAAATGAGAGGATGAACCCACGCAAAAAAATCACCTACTCAGGTTCTATCCAATATATATGCTTACAATTAAAAACTAACAAACTAATCTACTGTACAAATTTTAACAAACTAAGTTTAACTAACTTAATTATCATCTAGCAAATTTGGAGTACAAACGTACTCTTAAACTAAATGTATAATGGCTATTGATCATGTAACAAAATGTGTTAAAGTATACAATAAATGTCGAATGTAGTAAGTTTTGATTATGTAGCGGTGATGAATAATAAAtccaacaaaatttaaaaaattaaaattaaaataattataaaaaaaataaaattataaaagattgtAATATGATAATCATTTTTTTCCCTTCCTATTTTCATTGTTTTCTATGTATTTTTCTTATCACAATATACCCCATTAATAAGATGATTTTAGGTGCACAATTATATTTTTTCCTTTGACAACAgagaaattttattttcaaagatAACAATAAAAGTTAATTTACATTATTTAAAATGTCATGTATACTATTTAAATACGAGCACATGATTCGTTGAAGACACAAATATTCATGTATAATTAGTAGtttgaattttagtttcttgAGTTTAGAGTTGATATTAACAAATAtagatgatgacaaatattagtTGGATTAATAGTCTAAATATGATTTAATGTATGTGTATATAAGTGTTATAGGCTGAAAACTAAAATATAATCAAATAACGATACgtccaaaaaataaatataagtggTGTTAATATATACAGGTAGAATTTATTAAACAGATTGTCAAAATTGCTAGAAAAGATTGATCGGTTGAGATTTTGAActcgttaaattaaaaaatttgccaAGCTCGTATTGCTAAATCCATGACTTTGGTAAGGCGGGATGGATTGCTCTGACGagttaaacacttttttttaaaacaagGGTATTTTAGGTAATTTATCAGGTAAATTAGGGttcttgaatttgaaaatttcacATTTCTCTTTTTTACAGAATTGTCGTTTAGCACCTGTTTCCCTTACTTCCAGTCTTATCCAATCTTTTCTTATCCTCTCCCTCAAACTCTCAACATCTCAAGTTTCAACCAGCCGCCACCACTCTTTCAATCCCCTCTTGTATCCTTCCTTCCAATCTCAAGTTTGATGATGACACTCTCTTCTGTTGTTAAGTATGAGAATCAAGTTTGAAGCTAACATAAGGTTTAAAGATTGTGGTTGCTAAATATGCTACTAGGTTCTTAGGAGATATTCTGAATTTTTATTACTAATCTACTACGAAAGGAGAAGTGACCATGTAAACTCATCAAAgatgaaattttaaataaaaagatgagAAGAAAGATTTAAAGTCCTGTGTCTTAATCTAAAATGTTAGTCACTGAAAAAAGTGAGAGAAATATTGTAGAGGTCCAAAGGATAAAGATAAAAGTAAGAGCAAATCAAACTTGagatataaaaattttgaatatcacTATTGTCTTAAAACGTGGGACATCTAGAAATATTATTTTCTTTGgaaaaaaaagaacaataaaaataaaaaagaagaagtaaaATGGTACACTACAAGAAAGTATCAGAATAGTGATCGATTTTAGCGATAAAAAAATTGGTTGCTAATAGCGACCGATATAGAATTTCTaggatgaaaaaaatatttgttgcAAATCGGTTACTAATAGCAATCAAATTAGCGACCGATAAGGTTTTAATACAATTAGAATAAAGCTGGTCACTAAAATTggtcgctattttttaatttagcgaccgattttgcaaCTAATAGTGAAATAGGATTCAGTTGCTAAATTACTGGTcgctaaatcggttgctaattGTTAAGTTAGCgactgattttagtgactaaaAGAATCAGTCACTAATAGTCTGAATTAGTGACCGATTAATTTTATACAACTAGAATAAAAATGGTCGCTAAAATCAGTCGCTATTTTTTACTTTAGTgaccgaattagcaaccaaaacaaagGATTGAATGTCCTTAGGATTCTTGGTtacaaaatcggtcgctattttttcatttagcgaccgattttgcaaCTGATCGATAGGTAAATAGAATGAAACGTGATATTGGTGGCTAATTCGGTCACTAAAATTGTGGTCACTAAATCGATTGCTAATTTTTAAGTTATCGACCGATTTTATAAACTAATCGGTCGCAAAAACAGtcgttaatttaaaaaaatttatctaaattaCTCTCATTAACCCTAATTCACCCACACCATTCTCATCTTCTCCGATCAGATACCATTGTCGTGTCCGAGTGCCATTGTCGTCTTCTTCACCACCGTCTTGTGCGTCTTGCCGCCGTCTCCTGAGGTCCCGTCGGTGTTGTCTTCTGCAGTCTCAGCGCCGTCTTCTGAGGtctcatcaccatcttcttctgtAGTCTCGGTGTCGTCGCCTTCTTCGTTGAGATCTCGGCGCCGTCTTTGTCGTCTTCAAGCAGGTAACCTCCTAATCGTCGTCTTCAAGCAGGTAACCTCCTAATTGCTGATTCTGATCCATTCTGTTAGGTTTGTTTTTTTTCCTCTGATTAGGGTTTTAGCGATGTGCTTCGTTGAATTTGCCAGATCTCTAAATTTTGTGAGGGATTTTGTTCTTGTTATGATAGGGAACGGGGCTGTTGGAGTGGTTCTTGTTGCCGCTCACATTCTCGTTTAcctcttcccttc
This window contains:
- the LOC140176067 gene encoding uncharacterized protein, with amino-acid sequence MDVAADIWHSLRHLYYQGDSFRIVELQEDLFGIRQGDLNITAYFTKLKEIWEESDNFRPIPACKYCTGTCDCGLDVMRNYQEDTNVVRLLRGLNDQFAVVRSQIMLMKLLPTVDATFSLLL
- the LOC112721184 gene encoding secreted RxLR effector protein 161-like, with protein sequence MKPSPGLKIHKPGLDYGMLAAKPISTPMDYTTHLSKDSGTPLASTSEYRRIVGRLLYLTNTRPEICYAVSRLSQFLDCAIDKHFQAALRVLRYLKGAPAMGLFFSSITDLTLSEFSNSDWGTCLDSRRSITGYCFFLGTSIISWKRKRQDTVAASSYEAEYRALASATREAQWLRYMMKELQIDQ